A portion of the Macaca mulatta isolate MMU2019108-1 chromosome 4, T2T-MMU8v2.0, whole genome shotgun sequence genome contains these proteins:
- the LOC144340474 gene encoding class I histocompatibility antigen, Gogo-B*0103 alpha chain-like isoform X17: MRVMAPRTLLLLLSGALALTETWAGSHSLRYFSTAVSRPGRREPWYVEVGYVDDTQFVRFDSDAESPRMEPRAPWMEQEGPEYWDRNTRRAKGHAQTHRGNLRTLLRYYNQSEGGSHTVQIMSGCDLGPDGRLLRGYHQHAYDGKDYIALNEDLRSWTAADMAAHNTQRKWEAAREAEQWRAYLEGGCLEWLRRYLENGKETLQRADPPKTYVTHHPVSDHEATLRCWALGFYPAEITLTWQRDGEEQTQDTELVETRPGGDGTFQKWGAVVVPSGEEQRYTCHVQHEGLREPLTLRWEPSSQSTIPIVGIVAGLAVLAVVVTGAVVAAVMWRRKSSGREGSVITYHD; the protein is encoded by the exons ATGCGGGTCATGGCGCCCCGAaccctcctcctgctgctctcGGGGGCCCTGGCCCTGACCGAGACCTGGGCCG GCTCGCACTCCTTGAGGTATTTCAGCACCGCCGTGTCCCGGCCCGGCCGCCGGGAACCCTGGTATGTCGAAGTCGGCTACGTGGACGACACGCAGTTCGTGCGGTTCGACAGCGACGCCGAGAGTCCGAGGATGGAGCCGCGGGCGCCGTGGATGGAGCAGGAGGGGCCGGAGTATTGGGACCGGAACACACGGAGAGCCAAGGGCCACGCACAGACTCACCGAGGGAACCTGCGGACCCTGCTCCGCTACTACAACCAGAGCGAAGGGG ggtctcacactgtccaGATAATGTCTGGCTGCGACCTGGGGCCCGACGGGCGCCTCCTCCGTGGGTATCACCAGCACGCCTACGACGGCAAGGATTACATCGCCCTGAACGAGGACCTGCGCTCCTGGACCGCCGCGGACATGGCGGCTCACAACACCCAGCGCAAGTGGGAGGCGGCCCGCGAGGCAGAGCAGTGGAGAGCCTACCTGGAGGGCGGGTGCCTGGAGTGGCTCCGCAGATATCTGGAGAACGGGAAGGAGACGCTGCAGCGCGCGG ATCCCCCAAAGACATACGTGACCCACCACCCCGTCTCTGACCATGAGGCCACCTTGAGGTGCTGGGCCCTGGGCTTCTACCCTGCGGAGATCACACTGACCTGGCAGCGGGATGGGGAGGAGCAAACTCAGGACACCGAGCTTGTGGAGACCAGACCAGGAGGAGATGGAACCTTCCAGAAGTGGGGAGCTGTGGTGGTGCCTTCTGGAGAAGAGCAGAGATACACGTGCCATGTGCAGCACGAGGGGCTGCGGGAGCCCCTCACCCTGAGATGGG AGCCATCTTCCCAGTCCACCATCCCCATCGTGGGCATTGTTGCTGGCCTGGCTGTCCTAGCAGTTGTGGTCACCGGAGCTGTGGTCGCTGCTGtgatgtggaggaggaagagctcAGGTAGGGAAGGG AGTGTCATCACTTACCATGACTGA
- the LOC144340474 gene encoding class I histocompatibility antigen, Gogo-B*0101 alpha chain-like isoform X15: protein MRVMAPRTLLLLLSGALALTETWAGSHSLRYFSTAVSRPGRREPWYVEVGYVDDTQFVRFDSDAESPRMEPRAPWMEQEGPEYWDRNTRRAKGHAQTHRGNLRTLLRYYNQSEGGSHTVQIMSGCDLGPDGRLLRGYHQHAYDGKDYIALNEDLRSWTAADMAAHNTQRKWEAAREAEQWRAYLEGGCLEWLRRYLENGKETLQRADPPKTYVTHHPVSDHEATLRCWALGFYPAEITLTWQRDGEEQTQDTELVETRPGGDGTFQKWGAVVVPSGEEQRYTCHVQHEGLREPLTLRWEPSSQSTIPIVGIVAGLAVLAVVVTGAVVAAVMWRRKSSGREGLLFLFYSSQRQCPGL, encoded by the exons ATGCGGGTCATGGCGCCCCGAaccctcctcctgctgctctcGGGGGCCCTGGCCCTGACCGAGACCTGGGCCG GCTCGCACTCCTTGAGGTATTTCAGCACCGCCGTGTCCCGGCCCGGCCGCCGGGAACCCTGGTATGTCGAAGTCGGCTACGTGGACGACACGCAGTTCGTGCGGTTCGACAGCGACGCCGAGAGTCCGAGGATGGAGCCGCGGGCGCCGTGGATGGAGCAGGAGGGGCCGGAGTATTGGGACCGGAACACACGGAGAGCCAAGGGCCACGCACAGACTCACCGAGGGAACCTGCGGACCCTGCTCCGCTACTACAACCAGAGCGAAGGGG ggtctcacactgtccaGATAATGTCTGGCTGCGACCTGGGGCCCGACGGGCGCCTCCTCCGTGGGTATCACCAGCACGCCTACGACGGCAAGGATTACATCGCCCTGAACGAGGACCTGCGCTCCTGGACCGCCGCGGACATGGCGGCTCACAACACCCAGCGCAAGTGGGAGGCGGCCCGCGAGGCAGAGCAGTGGAGAGCCTACCTGGAGGGCGGGTGCCTGGAGTGGCTCCGCAGATATCTGGAGAACGGGAAGGAGACGCTGCAGCGCGCGG ATCCCCCAAAGACATACGTGACCCACCACCCCGTCTCTGACCATGAGGCCACCTTGAGGTGCTGGGCCCTGGGCTTCTACCCTGCGGAGATCACACTGACCTGGCAGCGGGATGGGGAGGAGCAAACTCAGGACACCGAGCTTGTGGAGACCAGACCAGGAGGAGATGGAACCTTCCAGAAGTGGGGAGCTGTGGTGGTGCCTTCTGGAGAAGAGCAGAGATACACGTGCCATGTGCAGCACGAGGGGCTGCGGGAGCCCCTCACCCTGAGATGGG AGCCATCTTCCCAGTCCACCATCCCCATCGTGGGCATTGTTGCTGGCCTGGCTGTCCTAGCAGTTGTGGTCACCGGAGCTGTGGTCGCTGCTGtgatgtggaggaggaagagctcAGGTAGGGAAGGG CTCCTGTTTTTGTTCTACTCCAGCCAGCGACAGTGCCCAGGGCTCTGA
- the LOC144340474 gene encoding class I histocompatibility antigen, Gogo-B*0101 alpha chain-like isoform X9: MRVMAPRTLLLLLSGALALTETWAGECGVGREMASTGRSKGTAGGGAGPGELRGEEGRAGLSLSSPPGSHSLRYFSTAVSRPGRREPWYVEVGYVDDTQFVRFDSDAESPRMEPRAPWMEQEGPEYWDRNTRRAKGHAQTHRGNLRTLLRYYNQSEGGSHTVQIMSGCDLGPDGRLLRGYHQHAYDGKDYIALNEDLRSWTAADMAAHNTQRKWEAAREAEQWRAYLEGGCLEWLRRYLENGKETLQRADPPKTYVTHHPVSDHEATLRCWALGFYPAEITLTWQRDGEEQTQDTELVETRPGGDGTFQKWGAVVVPSGEEQRYTCHVQHEGLREPLTLRWEPSSQSTIPIVGIVAGLAVLAVVVTGAVVAAVMWRRKSSGREGSVITYHD, translated from the exons ATGCGGGTCATGGCGCCCCGAaccctcctcctgctgctctcGGGGGCCCTGGCCCTGACCGAGACCTGGGCCGGTGAGTGCGGGGTCGGGAGGGAAATGGCCTCTACAGGGAGGAGCAAAGGAACCGCAGGCGGGGGCGCAGGGCCCGGGGAGCTGCGCGGGGAGGAGGGTCGGGCGGGTCTCAGCCTCTCCTCGCCCCCAGGCTCGCACTCCTTGAGGTATTTCAGCACCGCCGTGTCCCGGCCCGGCCGCCGGGAACCCTGGTATGTCGAAGTCGGCTACGTGGACGACACGCAGTTCGTGCGGTTCGACAGCGACGCCGAGAGTCCGAGGATGGAGCCGCGGGCGCCGTGGATGGAGCAGGAGGGGCCGGAGTATTGGGACCGGAACACACGGAGAGCCAAGGGCCACGCACAGACTCACCGAGGGAACCTGCGGACCCTGCTCCGCTACTACAACCAGAGCGAAGGGG ggtctcacactgtccaGATAATGTCTGGCTGCGACCTGGGGCCCGACGGGCGCCTCCTCCGTGGGTATCACCAGCACGCCTACGACGGCAAGGATTACATCGCCCTGAACGAGGACCTGCGCTCCTGGACCGCCGCGGACATGGCGGCTCACAACACCCAGCGCAAGTGGGAGGCGGCCCGCGAGGCAGAGCAGTGGAGAGCCTACCTGGAGGGCGGGTGCCTGGAGTGGCTCCGCAGATATCTGGAGAACGGGAAGGAGACGCTGCAGCGCGCGG ATCCCCCAAAGACATACGTGACCCACCACCCCGTCTCTGACCATGAGGCCACCTTGAGGTGCTGGGCCCTGGGCTTCTACCCTGCGGAGATCACACTGACCTGGCAGCGGGATGGGGAGGAGCAAACTCAGGACACCGAGCTTGTGGAGACCAGACCAGGAGGAGATGGAACCTTCCAGAAGTGGGGAGCTGTGGTGGTGCCTTCTGGAGAAGAGCAGAGATACACGTGCCATGTGCAGCACGAGGGGCTGCGGGAGCCCCTCACCCTGAGATGGG AGCCATCTTCCCAGTCCACCATCCCCATCGTGGGCATTGTTGCTGGCCTGGCTGTCCTAGCAGTTGTGGTCACCGGAGCTGTGGTCGCTGCTGtgatgtggaggaggaagagctcAGGTAGGGAAGGG AGTGTCATCACTTACCATGACTGA
- the LOC144340474 gene encoding class I histocompatibility antigen, Gogo-B*0101 alpha chain-like isoform X11, producing MRVMAPRTLLLLLSGALALTETWAGECGVGREMASTGRSKGTAGGGAGPGELRGEEGRAGLSLSSPPGSHSLRYFSTAVSRPGRREPWYVEVGYVDDTQFVRFDSDAESPRMEPRAPWMEQEGPEYWDRNTRRAKGHAQTHRGNLRTLLRYYNQSEGGSHTVQIMSGCDLGPDGRLLRGYHQHAYDGKDYIALNEDLRSWTAADMAAHNTQRKWEAAREAEQWRAYLEGGCLEWLRRYLENGKETLQRADPPKTYVTHHPVSDHEATLRCWALGFYPAEITLTWQRDGEEQTQDTELVETRPGGDGTFQKWGAVVVPSGEEQRYTCHVQHEGLREPLTLRWGGKGGSYSQAASSDSAQGSDVSLMA from the exons ATGCGGGTCATGGCGCCCCGAaccctcctcctgctgctctcGGGGGCCCTGGCCCTGACCGAGACCTGGGCCGGTGAGTGCGGGGTCGGGAGGGAAATGGCCTCTACAGGGAGGAGCAAAGGAACCGCAGGCGGGGGCGCAGGGCCCGGGGAGCTGCGCGGGGAGGAGGGTCGGGCGGGTCTCAGCCTCTCCTCGCCCCCAGGCTCGCACTCCTTGAGGTATTTCAGCACCGCCGTGTCCCGGCCCGGCCGCCGGGAACCCTGGTATGTCGAAGTCGGCTACGTGGACGACACGCAGTTCGTGCGGTTCGACAGCGACGCCGAGAGTCCGAGGATGGAGCCGCGGGCGCCGTGGATGGAGCAGGAGGGGCCGGAGTATTGGGACCGGAACACACGGAGAGCCAAGGGCCACGCACAGACTCACCGAGGGAACCTGCGGACCCTGCTCCGCTACTACAACCAGAGCGAAGGGG ggtctcacactgtccaGATAATGTCTGGCTGCGACCTGGGGCCCGACGGGCGCCTCCTCCGTGGGTATCACCAGCACGCCTACGACGGCAAGGATTACATCGCCCTGAACGAGGACCTGCGCTCCTGGACCGCCGCGGACATGGCGGCTCACAACACCCAGCGCAAGTGGGAGGCGGCCCGCGAGGCAGAGCAGTGGAGAGCCTACCTGGAGGGCGGGTGCCTGGAGTGGCTCCGCAGATATCTGGAGAACGGGAAGGAGACGCTGCAGCGCGCGG ATCCCCCAAAGACATACGTGACCCACCACCCCGTCTCTGACCATGAGGCCACCTTGAGGTGCTGGGCCCTGGGCTTCTACCCTGCGGAGATCACACTGACCTGGCAGCGGGATGGGGAGGAGCAAACTCAGGACACCGAGCTTGTGGAGACCAGACCAGGAGGAGATGGAACCTTCCAGAAGTGGGGAGCTGTGGTGGTGCCTTCTGGAGAAGAGCAGAGATACACGTGCCATGTGCAGCACGAGGGGCTGCGGGAGCCCCTCACCCTGAGATGGG GTGGAAAAGGAGGGAGCTACTCTCAGGCTGCGT CCAGCGACAGTGCCCAGGGCTCTGATGTGTCTCTCATGGCTTGA
- the LOC144340474 gene encoding class I histocompatibility antigen, Gogo-B*0101 alpha chain-like isoform X4: MRVMAPRTLLLLLSGALALTETWAGSHSLRYFSTAVSRPGRREPWYVEVGYVDDTQFVRFDSDAESPRMEPRAPWMEQEGPEYWDRNTRRAKGHAQTHRGNLRTLLRYYNQSEGGSHTVQIMSGCDLGPDGRLLRGYHQHAYDGKDYIALNEDLRSWTAADMAAHNTQRKWEAAREAEQWRAYLEGGCLEWLRRYLENGKETLQRADPPKTYVTHHPVSDHEATLRCWALGFYPAEITLTWQRDGEEQTQDTELVETRPGGDGTFQKWGAVVVPSGEEQRYTCHVQHEGLREPLTLRWEPSSQSTIPIVGIVAGLAVLAVVVTGAVVAAVMWRRKSSGREGVWGGSGFSCPAGGFKPQVEVFPASFLRSSIHTGANPAWDPVCQHLLCCVAHVIMKDGCITLMIMVLGS, from the exons ATGCGGGTCATGGCGCCCCGAaccctcctcctgctgctctcGGGGGCCCTGGCCCTGACCGAGACCTGGGCCG GCTCGCACTCCTTGAGGTATTTCAGCACCGCCGTGTCCCGGCCCGGCCGCCGGGAACCCTGGTATGTCGAAGTCGGCTACGTGGACGACACGCAGTTCGTGCGGTTCGACAGCGACGCCGAGAGTCCGAGGATGGAGCCGCGGGCGCCGTGGATGGAGCAGGAGGGGCCGGAGTATTGGGACCGGAACACACGGAGAGCCAAGGGCCACGCACAGACTCACCGAGGGAACCTGCGGACCCTGCTCCGCTACTACAACCAGAGCGAAGGGG ggtctcacactgtccaGATAATGTCTGGCTGCGACCTGGGGCCCGACGGGCGCCTCCTCCGTGGGTATCACCAGCACGCCTACGACGGCAAGGATTACATCGCCCTGAACGAGGACCTGCGCTCCTGGACCGCCGCGGACATGGCGGCTCACAACACCCAGCGCAAGTGGGAGGCGGCCCGCGAGGCAGAGCAGTGGAGAGCCTACCTGGAGGGCGGGTGCCTGGAGTGGCTCCGCAGATATCTGGAGAACGGGAAGGAGACGCTGCAGCGCGCGG ATCCCCCAAAGACATACGTGACCCACCACCCCGTCTCTGACCATGAGGCCACCTTGAGGTGCTGGGCCCTGGGCTTCTACCCTGCGGAGATCACACTGACCTGGCAGCGGGATGGGGAGGAGCAAACTCAGGACACCGAGCTTGTGGAGACCAGACCAGGAGGAGATGGAACCTTCCAGAAGTGGGGAGCTGTGGTGGTGCCTTCTGGAGAAGAGCAGAGATACACGTGCCATGTGCAGCACGAGGGGCTGCGGGAGCCCCTCACCCTGAGATGGG AGCCATCTTCCCAGTCCACCATCCCCATCGTGGGCATTGTTGCTGGCCTGGCTGTCCTAGCAGTTGTGGTCACCGGAGCTGTGGTCGCTGCTGtgatgtggaggaggaagagctcAGGTAGGGAAGGGGTATGGGGCGGGTCTGGGTTTTCTTGTCCCGCTGGGGGTTTCAAACCCCAGGTAGAAGTGTTTCCTGCCTCATTCCTGAGAAGCAGCATCCACACAGGGGCTAACCCAGCCTGGGACCCTGTGTGCCAGCACTTACTCTGTTGTGTAGCACATGTGATAATGAAGGACGGATGTATCACCTTGATGATTATGGTATTGGGGTCCTGA
- the LOC144340474 gene encoding class I histocompatibility antigen, Gogo-B*0101 alpha chain-like isoform X1 yields MRVMAPRTLLLLLSGALALTETWAGECGVGREMASTGRSKGTAGGGAGPGELRGEEGRAGLSLSSPPGSHSLRYFSTAVSRPGRREPWYVEVGYVDDTQFVRFDSDAESPRMEPRAPWMEQEGPEYWDRNTRRAKGHAQTHRGNLRTLLRYYNQSEGGSHTVQIMSGCDLGPDGRLLRGYHQHAYDGKDYIALNEDLRSWTAADMAAHNTQRKWEAAREAEQWRAYLEGGCLEWLRRYLENGKETLQRADPPKTYVTHHPVSDHEATLRCWALGFYPAEITLTWQRDGEEQTQDTELVETRPGGDGTFQKWGAVVVPSGEEQRYTCHVQHEGLREPLTLRWEPSSQSTIPIVGIVAGLAVLAVVVTGAVVAAVMWRRKSSGREGVWGGSGFSCPAGGFKPQVEVFPASFLRSSIHTGANPAWDPVCQHLLCCVAHVIMKDGCITLMIMVLGS; encoded by the exons ATGCGGGTCATGGCGCCCCGAaccctcctcctgctgctctcGGGGGCCCTGGCCCTGACCGAGACCTGGGCCGGTGAGTGCGGGGTCGGGAGGGAAATGGCCTCTACAGGGAGGAGCAAAGGAACCGCAGGCGGGGGCGCAGGGCCCGGGGAGCTGCGCGGGGAGGAGGGTCGGGCGGGTCTCAGCCTCTCCTCGCCCCCAGGCTCGCACTCCTTGAGGTATTTCAGCACCGCCGTGTCCCGGCCCGGCCGCCGGGAACCCTGGTATGTCGAAGTCGGCTACGTGGACGACACGCAGTTCGTGCGGTTCGACAGCGACGCCGAGAGTCCGAGGATGGAGCCGCGGGCGCCGTGGATGGAGCAGGAGGGGCCGGAGTATTGGGACCGGAACACACGGAGAGCCAAGGGCCACGCACAGACTCACCGAGGGAACCTGCGGACCCTGCTCCGCTACTACAACCAGAGCGAAGGGG ggtctcacactgtccaGATAATGTCTGGCTGCGACCTGGGGCCCGACGGGCGCCTCCTCCGTGGGTATCACCAGCACGCCTACGACGGCAAGGATTACATCGCCCTGAACGAGGACCTGCGCTCCTGGACCGCCGCGGACATGGCGGCTCACAACACCCAGCGCAAGTGGGAGGCGGCCCGCGAGGCAGAGCAGTGGAGAGCCTACCTGGAGGGCGGGTGCCTGGAGTGGCTCCGCAGATATCTGGAGAACGGGAAGGAGACGCTGCAGCGCGCGG ATCCCCCAAAGACATACGTGACCCACCACCCCGTCTCTGACCATGAGGCCACCTTGAGGTGCTGGGCCCTGGGCTTCTACCCTGCGGAGATCACACTGACCTGGCAGCGGGATGGGGAGGAGCAAACTCAGGACACCGAGCTTGTGGAGACCAGACCAGGAGGAGATGGAACCTTCCAGAAGTGGGGAGCTGTGGTGGTGCCTTCTGGAGAAGAGCAGAGATACACGTGCCATGTGCAGCACGAGGGGCTGCGGGAGCCCCTCACCCTGAGATGGG AGCCATCTTCCCAGTCCACCATCCCCATCGTGGGCATTGTTGCTGGCCTGGCTGTCCTAGCAGTTGTGGTCACCGGAGCTGTGGTCGCTGCTGtgatgtggaggaggaagagctcAGGTAGGGAAGGGGTATGGGGCGGGTCTGGGTTTTCTTGTCCCGCTGGGGGTTTCAAACCCCAGGTAGAAGTGTTTCCTGCCTCATTCCTGAGAAGCAGCATCCACACAGGGGCTAACCCAGCCTGGGACCCTGTGTGCCAGCACTTACTCTGTTGTGTAGCACATGTGATAATGAAGGACGGATGTATCACCTTGATGATTATGGTATTGGGGTCCTGA
- the LOC144340474 gene encoding class I histocompatibility antigen, Gogo-B*0103 alpha chain-like isoform X18 — translation MRVMAPRTLLLLLSGALALTETWAGSHSLRYFSTAVSRPGRREPWYVEVGYVDDTQFVRFDSDAESPRMEPRAPWMEQEGPEYWDRNTRRAKGHAQTHRGNLRTLLRYYNQSEGGSHTVQIMSGCDLGPDGRLLRGYHQHAYDGKDYIALNEDLRSWTAADMAAHNTQRKWEAAREAEQWRAYLEGGCLEWLRRYLENGKETLQRADPPKTYVTHHPVSDHEATLRCWALGFYPAEITLTWQRDGEEQTQDTELVETRPGGDGTFQKWGAVVVPSGEEQRYTCHVQHEGLREPLTLRWEPSSQSTIPIVGIVAGLAVLAVVVTGAVVAAVMWRRKSSVLEISFASKTSRFR, via the exons ATGCGGGTCATGGCGCCCCGAaccctcctcctgctgctctcGGGGGCCCTGGCCCTGACCGAGACCTGGGCCG GCTCGCACTCCTTGAGGTATTTCAGCACCGCCGTGTCCCGGCCCGGCCGCCGGGAACCCTGGTATGTCGAAGTCGGCTACGTGGACGACACGCAGTTCGTGCGGTTCGACAGCGACGCCGAGAGTCCGAGGATGGAGCCGCGGGCGCCGTGGATGGAGCAGGAGGGGCCGGAGTATTGGGACCGGAACACACGGAGAGCCAAGGGCCACGCACAGACTCACCGAGGGAACCTGCGGACCCTGCTCCGCTACTACAACCAGAGCGAAGGGG ggtctcacactgtccaGATAATGTCTGGCTGCGACCTGGGGCCCGACGGGCGCCTCCTCCGTGGGTATCACCAGCACGCCTACGACGGCAAGGATTACATCGCCCTGAACGAGGACCTGCGCTCCTGGACCGCCGCGGACATGGCGGCTCACAACACCCAGCGCAAGTGGGAGGCGGCCCGCGAGGCAGAGCAGTGGAGAGCCTACCTGGAGGGCGGGTGCCTGGAGTGGCTCCGCAGATATCTGGAGAACGGGAAGGAGACGCTGCAGCGCGCGG ATCCCCCAAAGACATACGTGACCCACCACCCCGTCTCTGACCATGAGGCCACCTTGAGGTGCTGGGCCCTGGGCTTCTACCCTGCGGAGATCACACTGACCTGGCAGCGGGATGGGGAGGAGCAAACTCAGGACACCGAGCTTGTGGAGACCAGACCAGGAGGAGATGGAACCTTCCAGAAGTGGGGAGCTGTGGTGGTGCCTTCTGGAGAAGAGCAGAGATACACGTGCCATGTGCAGCACGAGGGGCTGCGGGAGCCCCTCACCCTGAGATGGG AGCCATCTTCCCAGTCCACCATCCCCATCGTGGGCATTGTTGCTGGCCTGGCTGTCCTAGCAGTTGTGGTCACCGGAGCTGTGGTCGCTGCTGtgatgtggaggaggaagagctcAG TTCTGGAAATTTCTTTTGCGTCCAAGACTAGTAGGTTCCGCTAA
- the LOC144340474 gene encoding class I histocompatibility antigen, Gogo-B*0101 alpha chain-like isoform X3, translating into MRVMAPRTLLLLLSGALALTETWAGECGVGREMASTGRSKGTAGGGAGPGELRGEEGRAGLSLSSPPGSHSLRYFSTAVSRPGRREPWYVEVGYVDDTQFVRFDSDAESPRMEPRAPWMEQEGPEYWDRNTRRAKGHAQTHRGNLRTLLRYYNQSEGGSHTVQIMSGCDLGPDGRLLRGYHQHAYDGKDYIALNEDLRSWTAADMAAHNTQRKWEAAREAEQWRAYLEGGCLEWLRRYLENGKETLQRADPPKTYVTHHPVSDHEATLRCWALGFYPAEITLTWQRDGEEQTQDTELVETRPGGDGTFQKWGAVVVPSGEEQRYTCHVQHEGLREPLTLRWEPSSQSTIPIVGIVAGLAVLAVVVTGAVVAAVMWRRKSSGYFLPTGGKGGSYSQAASSDSAQGSDVSLMA; encoded by the exons ATGCGGGTCATGGCGCCCCGAaccctcctcctgctgctctcGGGGGCCCTGGCCCTGACCGAGACCTGGGCCGGTGAGTGCGGGGTCGGGAGGGAAATGGCCTCTACAGGGAGGAGCAAAGGAACCGCAGGCGGGGGCGCAGGGCCCGGGGAGCTGCGCGGGGAGGAGGGTCGGGCGGGTCTCAGCCTCTCCTCGCCCCCAGGCTCGCACTCCTTGAGGTATTTCAGCACCGCCGTGTCCCGGCCCGGCCGCCGGGAACCCTGGTATGTCGAAGTCGGCTACGTGGACGACACGCAGTTCGTGCGGTTCGACAGCGACGCCGAGAGTCCGAGGATGGAGCCGCGGGCGCCGTGGATGGAGCAGGAGGGGCCGGAGTATTGGGACCGGAACACACGGAGAGCCAAGGGCCACGCACAGACTCACCGAGGGAACCTGCGGACCCTGCTCCGCTACTACAACCAGAGCGAAGGGG ggtctcacactgtccaGATAATGTCTGGCTGCGACCTGGGGCCCGACGGGCGCCTCCTCCGTGGGTATCACCAGCACGCCTACGACGGCAAGGATTACATCGCCCTGAACGAGGACCTGCGCTCCTGGACCGCCGCGGACATGGCGGCTCACAACACCCAGCGCAAGTGGGAGGCGGCCCGCGAGGCAGAGCAGTGGAGAGCCTACCTGGAGGGCGGGTGCCTGGAGTGGCTCCGCAGATATCTGGAGAACGGGAAGGAGACGCTGCAGCGCGCGG ATCCCCCAAAGACATACGTGACCCACCACCCCGTCTCTGACCATGAGGCCACCTTGAGGTGCTGGGCCCTGGGCTTCTACCCTGCGGAGATCACACTGACCTGGCAGCGGGATGGGGAGGAGCAAACTCAGGACACCGAGCTTGTGGAGACCAGACCAGGAGGAGATGGAACCTTCCAGAAGTGGGGAGCTGTGGTGGTGCCTTCTGGAGAAGAGCAGAGATACACGTGCCATGTGCAGCACGAGGGGCTGCGGGAGCCCCTCACCCTGAGATGGG AGCCATCTTCCCAGTCCACCATCCCCATCGTGGGCATTGTTGCTGGCCTGGCTGTCCTAGCAGTTGTGGTCACCGGAGCTGTGGTCGCTGCTGtgatgtggaggaggaagagctcAG GATATTTTCTTCCCACAGGTGGAAAAGGAGGGAGCTACTCTCAGGCTGCGT CCAGCGACAGTGCCCAGGGCTCTGATGTGTCTCTCATGGCTTGA